One region of Streptomyces leeuwenhoekii genomic DNA includes:
- a CDS encoding DUF2771 domain-containing protein: MTRLQSAVRRRRAVAAAGAVSAGLLVLSACDKPTPMSTITVGDSSVSAEATCGGEDKALSTKALTDCLKDTDIETISVDPDKSVGFGVDPDVADQRWTILMNGQPLLDDTKKTYRTIPGNVFFNAQYGAQGDTTLVSVRVGDGKKNSNTATGLWNFRLKKDD, from the coding sequence ATGACCAGGTTGCAATCCGCTGTGCGACGCCGCCGCGCCGTCGCCGCCGCCGGCGCCGTTTCCGCCGGACTGCTCGTCCTGTCGGCGTGCGACAAGCCGACGCCCATGTCGACGATCACGGTCGGCGACTCCTCGGTAAGCGCCGAGGCCACCTGTGGCGGCGAGGACAAGGCCCTCTCCACCAAGGCCCTCACGGACTGCCTGAAGGACACCGACATCGAGACCATCTCGGTCGACCCCGACAAGTCCGTGGGCTTCGGCGTGGACCCGGACGTCGCCGACCAGCGCTGGACGATCCTGATGAACGGTCAGCCGCTGCTCGACGACACCAAGAAGACGTACCGGACCATCCCGGGCAACGTGTTCTTCAACGCCCAGTACGGGGCGCAGGGCGACACCACCCTGGTCTCGGTCCGGGTCGGCGACGGGAAGAAGAACAGCAACACCGCCACCGGGCTGTGGAACTTCCGGCTGAAGAAGGACGACTGA
- a CDS encoding MFS transporter, whose translation MAAARTEFKGGGRGRGPGRFRAVGRALHLPVTGTARSIRRATHAHGAGESGLGKLIELHGVNGAGDVMITVALASTVFFSVPTDEARGRVALYLAITMAPFTLLAPVIGPLLDRVPHGRRAAMAGAMLTRALLALVLSGAVVTGGLELYPAALGVLVASKAYGVVRSAVVPRLLPPGFSLVKANSRVTLCGLLATGAAAPIGAGLQQIGPRWPLYGAFLIFVAGTFLSFSLPPKVDSARGEDTALLAADEAHLHGPHLKPVKRPGLRTVGPAVTHALGANAAVRGLSGFLIFFLAFLLREHPMTGQSAAVSLGIVGVAAGAGNALGTAVGAWLRARAPEIIIVTVVACVLGAAVTAAVFFGAVLVACLAAVAGFAQALAKLSLDALIQRDVPEPVRTSAFARSETLLQMAWVVGGGIGIALPLHGTLGLSVGAAIVAAGWLATVRGLIGSARRGGARPRVA comes from the coding sequence GTGGCAGCCGCGCGGACGGAATTCAAGGGCGGGGGCCGGGGACGTGGTCCCGGGCGCTTCCGCGCCGTGGGCCGTGCCCTGCACCTGCCGGTGACCGGAACGGCCCGCTCCATCCGCCGGGCCACGCACGCGCACGGCGCCGGCGAGTCCGGGCTCGGCAAACTGATCGAACTGCACGGGGTGAACGGCGCCGGCGACGTCATGATCACCGTGGCGCTCGCCTCCACCGTCTTCTTCTCCGTGCCCACCGACGAGGCCCGGGGCCGCGTCGCCCTCTACCTCGCCATCACCATGGCCCCCTTCACCCTGCTCGCGCCGGTGATCGGGCCGCTGCTGGACCGCGTCCCGCACGGCCGCCGCGCCGCGATGGCGGGCGCGATGCTCACCCGGGCGCTGCTGGCCCTGGTGCTGTCCGGGGCGGTCGTGACCGGCGGCCTGGAGCTGTATCCGGCCGCGCTCGGGGTGCTGGTGGCGTCGAAGGCGTACGGGGTGGTCAGAAGCGCGGTGGTGCCGCGGCTGCTGCCGCCCGGTTTCTCGCTGGTGAAGGCGAACTCCCGGGTCACGCTGTGCGGGCTGCTCGCCACCGGCGCGGCCGCGCCCATCGGGGCGGGGCTCCAGCAGATCGGGCCGCGCTGGCCGCTGTACGGCGCCTTCCTGATCTTCGTTGCCGGAACGTTCCTGTCGTTCTCCCTGCCACCGAAGGTGGACTCGGCGCGCGGCGAGGACACCGCGCTGCTCGCCGCCGACGAGGCGCATCTGCACGGGCCGCACCTCAAGCCGGTCAAGCGGCCGGGGCTGCGCACGGTCGGCCCGGCGGTCACCCACGCGCTGGGCGCCAACGCCGCCGTCCGGGGCCTGTCCGGATTCCTGATCTTCTTCCTCGCCTTCCTGCTGCGCGAGCATCCGATGACCGGGCAGAGCGCGGCCGTCTCGCTGGGCATCGTGGGCGTGGCGGCCGGGGCGGGCAACGCGCTGGGCACGGCGGTCGGCGCATGGCTCAGGGCGCGGGCGCCGGAGATCATCATCGTCACCGTCGTCGCGTGCGTGCTGGGCGCGGCGGTCACGGCCGCGGTGTTCTTCGGCGCGGTCCTGGTGGCGTGCCTGGCGGCCGTCGCCGGGTTCGCGCAGGCGCTGGCCAAGCTGTCCCTGGACGCGCTGATCCAGCGGGACGTGCCGGAGCCGGTGCGCACCTCGGCGTTCGCCCGGTCGGAGACGCTGCTCCAGATGGCCTGGGTGGTGGGCGGCGGCATCGGCATCGCGCTGCCGCTCCACGGCACCCTGGGGCTGTCGGTGGGCGCCGCGATCGTGGCCGCCGGATGGCTGGCCACCGTACGGGGGCTGATCGGGTCGGCGCGGCGCGGCGGGGCGCGGCCGAGGGTGGCGTGA
- a CDS encoding DUF3027 domain-containing protein: MSAATTRSRTPDRLCAEAVDLARSAAEEAAAPGVVGEHAGLVSEGDRVVTHFFECKELGYRGWRWAVTVARASRARIVTVDEAVLLPGPDALLAPEWVPWSERLRPGDLGPGDLLPTDAEDLRLEPGWTGEDEPPPNSAVSDEMADLVEAEDAEVTTRPPAVPRRGSIAAVAEEVGVHRARVLSRYGLHTAADRWEEAFGPKTPMAQAAPASCVSCGFLLRIGGSLGQAFGVCANEFSPADGRVVSLAYGCGGHSEAAVMPKPPQPAPPVIDETRVDPFPLRPAADSGSVPVTEDATTAELGHS; the protein is encoded by the coding sequence GTGAGCGCAGCGACAACGCGAAGCCGCACCCCTGACCGCCTGTGCGCCGAGGCCGTCGACCTCGCCCGGTCCGCGGCCGAGGAGGCCGCCGCGCCCGGCGTCGTCGGCGAGCACGCGGGGCTCGTGTCGGAGGGCGACCGCGTTGTCACGCACTTCTTCGAGTGCAAGGAGCTCGGGTATCGCGGCTGGCGCTGGGCCGTCACCGTCGCCCGCGCCTCCCGCGCCCGGATCGTCACCGTCGACGAGGCGGTGCTGCTGCCCGGCCCGGACGCGCTCCTGGCCCCCGAGTGGGTGCCCTGGAGCGAGCGGCTGCGCCCCGGTGACCTGGGTCCCGGCGACCTGCTGCCCACCGACGCCGAGGACCTCCGCCTGGAACCCGGCTGGACCGGCGAGGACGAGCCGCCGCCGAACTCCGCCGTCTCCGACGAGATGGCCGACCTCGTGGAGGCCGAGGACGCCGAGGTCACGACCCGGCCCCCGGCCGTGCCCCGGCGTGGCTCGATCGCCGCGGTCGCCGAGGAAGTCGGCGTGCACCGCGCCCGCGTGCTGTCCCGCTACGGCCTGCACACCGCCGCCGACCGCTGGGAGGAGGCGTTCGGCCCCAAGACCCCGATGGCGCAGGCGGCCCCCGCCTCCTGCGTGAGCTGCGGCTTCCTGCTCCGCATCGGCGGCTCCCTCGGACAGGCGTTCGGGGTGTGCGCCAACGAGTTCTCCCCGGCGGACGGCCGCGTGGTCTCCCTGGCCTACGGCTGCGGCGGCCACTCGGAGGCCGCGGTCATGCCGAAGCCCCCGCAGCCGGCCCCGCCGGTGATCGACGAGACCCGAGTCGACCCGTTCCCGCTGCGCCCCGCCGCCGACTCCGGTTCGGTCCCGGTGACGGAGGACGCGACGACGGCGGAGCTGGGCCACTCGTAA
- a CDS encoding sacsin N-terminal ATP-binding-like domain-containing protein — translation MSKFVRPAAEGADPFGTARLRRGVLDAWATSPARFREDANAEEDLVLGGYRDRLVVELAQNAADAAARAGVPGRLRLTLRDGVLFAANTGARLDAAGVESLSTLRASAKRDTHEGAVGRFGVGFAAVLAVTDEPAVLGRHGGVRWSLAEARDLAAETARHSPGLGDEVRRRDGHVPLLRLPFAAEGSAPEPYDTVVILPLRDTAAAGLAERLLNAVDDALLLALPGLEEVVIETDEVRTLRRHADGPLIVVEDSRDGTTRWRTASAHGPLTPDLLADRPVEERLRPHWSVTWAVPVDAEGAPARPRTAPVVHAPTPSDEPLGVPALLIASFPLDSTRRHTAPGPLTDFLVQRAADAYAGLLADWRPVTAGIIDLVPGPLGKGELDGALRQAVLDRLPRTSFLPPAVAPREEDADLPESLRPRDAEVVEGAGADTVRVLADVLPTLLPAGLERRAELRTLGVARVPLTDAIDRLAGLEKEPGWWRRLYDSLAGVDPDRLSGLPVPLAGGTSQAFGTGGGRTTIGPRHVLLPTPDAAGVDPEVLTRLGLKVTHPDAAHPLLEKLGALPATARAVLTTPQVRAAVAASLDDEGGVSWEEDALDADELADTVLTLVRDAGLEPGDEPWLGALALPDEDGELSPAGELVFPGGPFAQVMREDELPAVDAELARKWGPEPLAACGVLVDFALVRATDVVLDPDELEPRDGDFPEPDDAGLLDAVDVWCEDILDRFPDSPVPPVATEIVAVRDLDLVDDDKWPQALALLSRPPLRDALVQPVRVLLPDGTHETVRPYTAWWLRGHPVLDGRRPAGLRAAGGDPLLRGLYDEADATGFDDEQVLRALGVRTSVAALLDEPGGAAELLDRLADPDREVTPAQLHALYGALAELDPEQVTLPDELRAVVDGRVEVVDAAEAVVCDSPDLLPFTEGVPLLPVPPALAAELAELFQTRRLSESVTGRVDSEGTEHEVPEAVRALLGPRTPASYLEHEELVVDGVEIDWRLTDDGVLHAATLEGVAAGLAWASGQWPRRFEVAALLEDPTRTAELARDRWFD, via the coding sequence GTGAGCAAGTTCGTGCGGCCCGCCGCCGAGGGTGCCGACCCGTTCGGCACGGCACGCCTGCGCCGCGGAGTGCTGGACGCCTGGGCCACCAGCCCCGCCCGGTTCCGTGAGGACGCCAACGCCGAGGAGGACCTGGTCCTGGGCGGTTACCGGGACCGCCTGGTCGTCGAGCTCGCCCAGAACGCCGCCGACGCCGCCGCCCGCGCGGGCGTACCGGGACGGCTGCGCCTCACCCTGCGCGACGGTGTCCTGTTCGCCGCGAACACCGGCGCCCGCCTCGACGCGGCCGGTGTCGAGTCGCTGTCCACGCTGCGCGCCTCCGCCAAGCGGGACACCCACGAGGGGGCGGTCGGCCGGTTCGGCGTCGGCTTCGCCGCCGTCCTCGCGGTCACCGACGAGCCCGCCGTCCTCGGGCGGCACGGCGGGGTGCGCTGGTCCCTGGCCGAGGCCCGCGACCTGGCCGCCGAGACCGCCCGGCACAGCCCCGGCCTCGGGGACGAGGTCCGCCGCCGGGACGGCCATGTGCCGCTGCTGCGGCTGCCCTTCGCCGCCGAGGGCAGCGCGCCCGAGCCGTACGACACGGTCGTCATCCTGCCGCTGCGCGACACCGCCGCCGCCGGTCTCGCCGAACGGCTCCTGAACGCCGTCGACGACGCCCTGCTCCTGGCCCTGCCCGGGCTGGAAGAGGTCGTCATCGAGACGGACGAGGTCCGTACCCTGCGCCGGCACGCCGACGGACCCCTGATCGTCGTGGAGGACTCACGCGACGGCACCACCCGCTGGCGCACGGCGTCCGCGCACGGCCCCCTCACCCCCGACCTGCTCGCCGACCGGCCGGTGGAGGAGCGGCTGCGCCCCCACTGGTCCGTCACCTGGGCGGTGCCGGTCGACGCCGAGGGCGCCCCGGCCCGCCCCCGCACGGCCCCCGTGGTCCACGCGCCCACCCCCAGCGACGAGCCGCTCGGCGTGCCCGCCCTGCTCATCGCGTCGTTCCCGCTGGACTCCACCCGCCGGCACACCGCGCCCGGACCGCTGACCGACTTCCTGGTGCAGCGCGCGGCGGACGCCTACGCCGGACTCCTCGCCGACTGGCGCCCGGTGACCGCCGGGATCATCGACCTCGTCCCCGGCCCGCTCGGCAAGGGCGAGCTGGACGGCGCGCTGCGGCAGGCCGTCCTCGACCGGCTGCCCCGCACCTCCTTCCTGCCGCCCGCCGTGGCCCCGCGGGAGGAGGACGCCGACCTGCCGGAGTCGCTGCGCCCGCGCGACGCCGAAGTGGTGGAGGGCGCGGGCGCCGACACCGTACGGGTCCTGGCCGACGTACTGCCGACCCTGCTGCCCGCCGGGCTGGAGCGGCGCGCGGAGCTGCGCACGCTGGGCGTGGCGCGGGTCCCGCTGACCGACGCGATCGACCGGCTGGCCGGGCTGGAGAAGGAGCCCGGCTGGTGGCGGCGGCTGTACGACAGCCTCGCGGGCGTCGACCCGGACCGGCTGTCCGGCCTGCCCGTGCCGCTGGCTGGGGGTACCTCCCAGGCTTTCGGCACCGGGGGAGGGCGGACGACGATCGGGCCCCGGCATGTCCTGCTGCCCACCCCGGACGCGGCGGGCGTCGACCCGGAGGTCCTCACCCGCCTCGGCCTCAAGGTCACCCACCCGGACGCCGCCCACCCCCTCCTGGAGAAGCTCGGCGCCCTCCCGGCCACCGCGCGGGCCGTGCTCACCACGCCCCAGGTGCGGGCGGCCGTCGCCGCGTCCCTGGACGACGAGGGCGGGGTGTCCTGGGAGGAGGACGCCCTGGACGCCGACGAACTCGCCGACACCGTCCTCACGCTCGTCCGGGACGCGGGCCTGGAGCCCGGTGACGAGCCGTGGCTCGGCGCGCTGGCCCTGCCCGACGAGGACGGCGAGCTGTCACCGGCCGGCGAACTCGTCTTTCCCGGCGGCCCCTTCGCCCAGGTCATGCGGGAGGACGAACTGCCCGCCGTCGACGCGGAACTGGCGCGGAAGTGGGGGCCGGAACCGCTGGCCGCCTGCGGCGTGCTGGTGGACTTCGCCCTCGTCCGCGCCACCGACGTCGTCCTCGACCCCGACGAACTGGAGCCACGCGACGGCGACTTCCCCGAGCCCGACGACGCCGGGCTGCTGGACGCCGTCGACGTGTGGTGCGAGGACATCCTGGACCGCTTCCCGGACAGCCCCGTCCCGCCGGTCGCCACCGAGATCGTCGCCGTACGCGACCTGGACCTGGTGGACGACGACAAGTGGCCGCAGGCCCTGGCGCTGCTGTCGCGGCCGCCGCTGCGGGACGCGCTGGTCCAGCCGGTGCGCGTGCTGCTGCCGGACGGCACCCACGAGACCGTACGGCCGTACACGGCGTGGTGGCTGCGCGGGCACCCGGTGCTCGACGGCCGCCGCCCCGCCGGGCTGCGCGCGGCCGGCGGCGACCCGCTGCTGCGCGGCCTGTACGACGAGGCCGACGCGACCGGCTTCGACGACGAGCAGGTGCTGCGCGCGCTGGGCGTCCGCACCTCGGTCGCGGCGCTGCTGGACGAACCGGGCGGCGCCGCCGAACTGCTGGACCGCCTGGCCGACCCCGACCGCGAGGTCACGCCCGCCCAGTTGCACGCCCTGTACGGCGCGCTGGCCGAGCTGGACCCGGAGCAGGTCACCCTGCCGGACGAACTGCGCGCGGTGGTCGACGGCCGGGTGGAGGTGGTGGACGCGGCCGAAGCGGTGGTCTGCGACTCGCCGGACCTGCTGCCGTTCACCGAGGGCGTGCCGCTGCTGCCCGTGCCTCCCGCGCTCGCGGCCGAGCTGGCGGAGCTGTTCCAGACCCGGCGGCTGAGCGAGTCGGTCACCGGCCGGGTCGACTCCGAGGGCACCGAGCACGAGGTACCGGAGGCGGTGCGCGCACTGCTCGGCCCGCGCACCCCCGCCTCCTACCTGGAGCACGAGGAACTCGTCGTGGACGGCGTGGAGATCGACTGGCGCCTCACCGACGACGGCGTGCTGCACGCCGCCACCCTGGAGGGGGTGGCCGCCGGCCTCGCCTGGGCGTCCGGCCAATGGCCCCGCCGCTTCGAGGTGGCCGCCCTGCTGGAGGACCCGACCCGCACGGCGGAACTGGCCCGGGACCGCTGGTTCGACTGA